The Poecile atricapillus isolate bPoeAtr1 chromosome 32 unlocalized genomic scaffold, bPoeAtr1.hap1 SUPER_32_unloc_3, whole genome shotgun sequence nucleotide sequence tggggtgggggttggggggtttggggtcagtggggtggggtttggggtcaatGGGGTGGGggttggggggtttggggtcattggggttggatttggggtcattggggtcattggggttggatttggggtcaATGGGGTCAAgggaatggggtttggggtcattggggtcattggggtggggtttggggtcattggggttgggtttgggggctctgggggctttggggttgGAGAATTTGGGGTCTTCAGGGTCATTGGGGTCATTGGGGTTGAGTTTGGGGTCAAgggaatggggtttggggtcattggggtcattggggttggatttggggtcactggggttGGAGAATTTGAGGTTGAAGGTCTTGGGGTCAACCTTGGGGTCAATGAGGTCAAAGTGGTCAATGGGGTCAACCTTGGGGTCAAACTTGGGGTCAAACTTGGGGTCAAGAAGGTTGAAGATCTTGGAGTCAACCTTGGGGTCAACCTTGGGGTCAATGGGGTCAACCTTGGGGTCAACCTTGAGGTCAATGGGGTCAACCTTGAGGTCAATGGGGTCAACCTTGGGGTCAACCTTGGGGTCAAGAGGGTTGAAGGTCTTGGGGTCAACCTTGGGGTCAACGGGGACAACCTTGGGGTCAACCTTGGGGTCAATGGGGTCAACCTTGGGGTCAACCTTGGGGTCAAAGTGGCCAATGGGGTCAACCTTGGGGTCAACCTTGGGGTCAAACTTGGGGTCAAGAGGGTTGAAGGTCTTGGGGTCAACGGGGTCAACCTTGGGGCCACCAACGCCACCAACGTCACCGACGCCACCAACGTCACCACCGTCACCTTCTCCTCTCCCACCCAACTCGGCCACGAAGACGACGGAGCAGTGACCGCAGGCCACCAACCAGATGACCCCGCTGACCGCCAGGACCCGTCCGGGTCTCCTGCGCTCCCTGAAGCGGACGGGGGCCACCACGCCCAGGTATCTCCTGAGGCTCAGGGCCGCCAGGAAAAGCCCGCTCAGATACATGCTGGAGTAGAAACAGAAATTCACCACCGGACACCAAACGGCCGGCAACGGCCAAACCATCCCGGCCGCCGCCTCGGCCATCttgagagggaggaagaggaggaggaggaggtcgGAGAAGGTCAGGTTGAGGAGCAGGAGGTCGCAGGAGGTCAAGGACGGGTTGGAGCGGCCGCATTTGGTGGCCAGGACGGTCAAGGTGAAGATGTTGGCCGGGAAGCCGATGGTGAAGGTGAGGATGTAGACGGTGAGGATCAGGGTGGAGGACATGGTGGGGGTGGTTCGGGAGGTTCTCAGGTGGTCCAGGAGGTTCTCAGGTGGTCCAGGAGGTTCTCAGGAGGTCCAGGAGGTCCTGAGGAGGTCCAGGAGGTTCTCAGGTGGTCCTCAGGTGGTCACCAGGTGGTTCTGGAGGTCCTCAGGTGGTCACCAGGTGGTTCTGGAGGTCCTCAGGAGGTCCTCAGGTGGTTCAGGAAGTTCTCAGGTGGTTCTCAGGTGGTCCAGGAGGTTCTGGAGGTTCTCAGGAGGTTCTCAGGTGGTCACCAGGAGGTTCTCAGGTGGTCCAGGAGGTTCTCAGGTGGTCCAGGAGGTTCTCAGGTGGTTCTGGAGGTTCTCAGGAGGTCCTCAGGTGGTCACCAGGTGGTTCTGGAGGTCCTCAGGTGGTCCAGGAGGTTCTCAGGAGGTCCTCAGGTGGTCCAAGAGGTTCTCAGGTGGTCCTCAGGTGGTCCAGGAGGTCCCCAGGAGATCCCCAGGAGGTCCTCAGGTGGTCCAGAAGGTTCTCAGGTGGTCCAGGAGGTTCTCAGGAGGTTCAGGAGGTCTCCAGGAGATCCCCAGGTGGTTCTCAGGTGGTCCAGGAGGTCCTCAGGAGGTCCAGGAGGTCCTCAGGTGGTTCTCAGGAGGTCCTCAGGTGGTTCTCAGGTGGTCCAGGAGGTTCTTGGGTGGTCCAGGAGGTCCTCAGGAAGTCCAGAAGGTTCTCAGGAGGTCCTCAGGTGGTCACCAGGTGGTTCTGGAGGTCCTCAGGAGGTTCTCAGGTGGTCCAGGAGGTTCTCAGGTGGTTCTCAGGTGGTCACCAGGTGGTTCTGGAGGTTCTCAGGAGGTCCAGGAGGTTCTCAGGTGGTCCTCAGGTGGTCACCAGGTGGTTCTGGAGGTCCTCAGGTGGTTCTCAGGTGGTCCAGGAGGTCCTCAGGAGGTTCTCAGGAGGTCCTCAGGTGGTCACCAGGAGGTCCTCAGGTGGTCCAGAAGGTTCTCAGGTGGTCCTCAGGTGGCCCAGGAGGTCTCCAGGAGGTTCTCAGGTGGTCCAGAAGGTTCTCAGGTGGTCCTCAGGTGGCCCAGGAGATCTCCAGGAGGTTCTCAGGAGGTCCAGGAGGTTCTCAGGTGGTCCAGGAGGTCTCCAGGAGATCCTCAGGAGGTTCTCAGGTGGTCCAGAAGGTTCTCAGGTGGTCCTCAGGTGGTCACCAGATGGTTCTGGAGGTCCTCAGGTGGTCCAGAAGGTTCTCAGGAGGTTCTCAGGTGATCCAAGAGGTTTTCAGGTGGTCCTCAGGTGGTCCAGGAGGTTCCCAGGAGATCCCCAGGAGGTTCTCAGGTGGTTCAGGAGGTCCTCAGGAGGTCCAGGATGTCCTCAGGTGGTCCAGAAGGTTCTCAGGTGGTCCTCAGGTGGTTCTCAGGTGGTCCAGGAGGTTCTCAG carries:
- the LOC131574003 gene encoding uncharacterized protein LOC131574003: MSSTLILTVYILTFTIGFPANIFTLTVLATKCGRSNPSLTSCDLLLLNLTFSDLLLLLFLPLKMAEAAAGMVWPLPAVWCPVVNFCFYSSMYLSGLFLAALSLRRYLGVVAPVRFRERRRPGRVLAVSGVIWLVACGHCSVVFVAELGGRGEGDGGDVGGVGDVGGVGGPKVDPVDPKTFNPLDPKFDPKVDPKVDPIGHFDPKVDPKVDPIDPKVDPKVVPVDPKVDPKTFNPLDPKVDPIDPKVDPIDHFDLIDPKVDPKTFNLKFSNPSDPSYDDFSPSQLRFVLPLRLEFFFVLFLAPFSLTLFCSAAFARALLARPALPAPKRRRAVGLAVASAVIFGVCFAPYNVSHVVGFWQGRSPGWRVYATLLSGLNAALDPLVFYCSSGRVRRALGGVGRWMRRRWEG
- the LOC131574004 gene encoding uncharacterized protein LOC131574004, with the translated sequence MVGVVREVLRWSRRFSGGPGGSQEVQEVVLEVLRWSPGGSGGPQEVLRWFRKFSGGSQVVLEVLRRSSGGHQVVLEVLRWSRRFSGGPQVVQEVLRWSSGGPGGPQEIPRRSSGGPEGSQVVQEVLRRFRRSSGGPGGPQVVLRRSSGGSQVVQEVLGWSRRSSGSPEGSQEVLRWSPGGSGGPQEVLRWSRRFSGGSQVVTRWFWRFSGGPGGSQVVLRWSPGGSGGPQVVLRWSRRSSGGSQEVLRWSPGGPQVVQKVLRWSSGGPGGLQEVLRWSRRFSGGPQVAQEISRRFSGGPGGSQVVQEVSRRSSGGSQVVQKVLRWSSGGHQMVLEVLRWSRRFSGGSQVIQEVFRWSSGGPGGSQEIPRRFSGGSGGPQEVQDVLRWSRRFSGGPQVVLRWSRRFSGGPEGSQEVLEVLRRFSGGSQVVQKVLRRFSGGPGGPQVVQEILRWFSGGSQVVQEVLRRSSGGDQEVLRRFSGGPEGSGGSQEVLRRSRRFSGGPQVVTRWFWRSLGGSQVVQKVFRWFRRFSGGSQVVTRRSSGGPGGSQVVLRWSPGGPGGSQVVQEVLRWFSGGPGGPQEVLRRSPGGSQVAQEEPQVAQEVP